In the genome of Candidatus Saccharibacteria bacterium oral taxon 488, one region contains:
- a CDS encoding ClbS/DfsB family four-helix bundle protein, which produces MPIPAYKSALQHAIRHECAALWPLLEAAAPWADELVLPGQIKGTMMNPHQLASYLLGWATTVLEWGSAYHQTHMVPTIITTGYGAVAQKFYMQYADIAYSAVLTKLDEAVAAIDQLIEQTSEDDLYRVVWYRTKTSGREYTMARIIELNTVAPLRNAHGRLRKAMEEREDEHYTAG; this is translated from the coding sequence ATGCCGATACCAGCCTACAAGTCAGCCTTGCAGCACGCCATTCGCCACGAGTGTGCGGCGCTGTGGCCACTGCTCGAGGCAGCCGCTCCCTGGGCGGATGAGCTGGTGCTTCCGGGGCAGATAAAAGGCACGATGATGAATCCTCACCAGCTAGCCAGCTACCTACTAGGGTGGGCTACCACGGTGCTAGAGTGGGGCAGTGCATATCATCAGACTCATATGGTGCCGACGATTATTACCACTGGCTATGGTGCGGTAGCGCAAAAGTTCTATATGCAATATGCTGATATAGCGTATAGTGCCGTACTGACAAAGCTTGATGAAGCAGTGGCAGCGATTGACCAACTGATCGAGCAGACATCAGAAGACGACCTCTACCGCGTCGTATGGTATCGGACGAAGACGAGTGGACGAGAGTATACCATGGCACGGATAATTGAGCTCAACACAGTCGCGCCATTGCGAAATGCACACGGTAGGTTGCGCAAGGCTATGGAGGAGAGAGAGGATGAGCATTATACCGCAGGATAA
- a CDS encoding isoleucine--tRNA ligase, with translation MKFKHGTRRRAAEYEKDWVQRWKIDDTFNKSVENRPVNNSWVFYDGPPFLTGTPHHGHLLVSTVKDTMGRYHTMKGQRVERRWGWDCHGLPAEVYVEKTLGISNKKEIGTKISVSDYVKECRAAMVRTGTEWEDTIERIGRWVEFKGAYKTMDNNYMESVWWAFKKLYEEGKIYEGEKILIYCTKDATPISKSEVAMENSYQIDTDPSLFVYFKLEDEDEYLLAWTTTPWTLPANMVVAINRDVDYSLVAYGDKKFYIASDAVERVMTDEKHQPLEYSIVKTIKGSELVGKRFEPLFENRGPNAHKILHADFVTTDDGTGLVHIAPAYGEDDYELCRKYDVPMLSLVDGDGNYTEGRWLGRNIWEVNKEIAKTLLEEGRALKIDYIRHEYPHCHRCGTKLMYRAHPSWFMDIQSQKKEMLEANEQTHWTPDNLRTGRFHNIIEQAPDWNLSRDRYWATPIPVWKGVKNDGTEVVKVIGSFAEFEELTGRRLDDYHLPQVMDVTFECDGVEMRHIGKVLDCWFESGSMPFAQFHYPFENKEKFEASFPADFIIEAIDQTRGWFYSLTAVNVALFGKSPWKNLICTGFINAADGKKMSKKLKNYTDPMELMDKTSADSFRFLMLSSPLTNGENFALADKDVMDVARKLSMIWNMYDFFTMYAEVDGWEFNGDLKDPLGTLTNPLDIWIVSRLHQLVADVEKGLDGYNLQDATKPILPFLDDASNWYVRRSRRRFWRSSKGAAGAEDDGDKNDAYRTLHYVLVRLSYILAPFTPFLAEELYHNLTGDNESIHLKDWLPAGEVNEQALADMARTRELINNGLSLRMKQDEHQASIKVRQPLQFAAYAGAKLAEYYEQIMAEELNVKEIRWIENLDEYLAGYDVTEGTIKPENWIEISKHLTPELKREGLMREVIRHVQSARKKAGLQVDDRIMLQLTTNDEQLHQAIDEHTEVIAAETLAVFGEVHDNQSTVTVEGAELEIALAVVE, from the coding sequence ATGAAATTCAAACACGGAACACGTCGCCGAGCAGCAGAATATGAAAAGGACTGGGTGCAGCGCTGGAAGATTGACGATACGTTTAATAAATCGGTGGAGAATCGGCCGGTTAATAATTCTTGGGTATTTTATGACGGGCCGCCATTTTTGACTGGCACGCCGCACCACGGGCATTTGTTAGTCAGCACCGTTAAAGATACGATGGGTCGTTATCATACCATGAAAGGCCAGCGAGTTGAGCGCCGTTGGGGTTGGGATTGTCATGGTTTGCCGGCCGAGGTGTATGTTGAAAAAACGCTTGGCATTTCTAATAAAAAAGAGATTGGCACGAAGATTAGCGTGTCGGATTATGTCAAGGAATGCCGTGCGGCGATGGTGCGAACCGGTACCGAATGGGAAGATACAATTGAGCGAATTGGCCGCTGGGTTGAGTTTAAGGGCGCTTATAAAACCATGGATAACAATTACATGGAATCAGTTTGGTGGGCGTTTAAGAAACTTTACGAGGAGGGCAAGATTTATGAAGGTGAGAAGATTCTAATTTATTGCACGAAGGATGCTACGCCAATTTCCAAGAGCGAAGTGGCGATGGAAAACAGCTACCAGATAGACACCGATCCAAGCTTGTTTGTCTATTTCAAATTAGAAGACGAAGATGAATATTTGCTTGCCTGGACGACGACGCCGTGGACTTTGCCAGCGAATATGGTGGTGGCAATCAACCGAGATGTTGACTATTCATTGGTGGCGTATGGCGATAAGAAATTTTATATTGCAAGCGATGCTGTCGAAAGAGTTATGACCGATGAAAAACATCAGCCGCTTGAATATTCAATTGTCAAAACGATAAAAGGCTCGGAGCTGGTAGGCAAGCGATTTGAGCCGCTATTTGAGAACCGCGGTCCGAATGCTCATAAAATTTTGCATGCTGATTTCGTGACGACCGATGACGGTACAGGTCTGGTGCATATTGCGCCAGCTTATGGTGAGGATGACTATGAACTTTGCCGTAAATATGATGTGCCGATGTTGTCACTAGTGGATGGTGATGGTAACTATACTGAGGGTAGATGGCTCGGTCGTAATATCTGGGAGGTTAATAAAGAGATTGCTAAGACGCTGCTGGAGGAAGGCCGAGCGCTAAAAATTGACTATATTCGCCACGAATATCCGCATTGTCATCGCTGTGGTACCAAATTGATGTATCGGGCACATCCGAGCTGGTTTATGGATATTCAAAGCCAGAAAAAAGAAATGCTAGAGGCAAATGAACAGACTCATTGGACGCCAGATAATCTGCGGACGGGGCGATTTCATAATATCATAGAGCAGGCGCCGGATTGGAATTTGAGCCGTGATCGCTATTGGGCAACGCCGATTCCAGTGTGGAAAGGTGTCAAGAATGACGGCACGGAAGTTGTCAAGGTGATTGGTAGTTTTGCGGAGTTTGAAGAGCTGACGGGGCGTAGGCTGGATGATTATCATTTGCCGCAAGTGATGGACGTGACGTTTGAGTGCGATGGTGTGGAAATGCGGCATATCGGTAAGGTGCTCGACTGCTGGTTTGAATCTGGCTCAATGCCGTTCGCCCAGTTCCATTATCCGTTTGAGAACAAGGAAAAATTTGAAGCAAGTTTTCCGGCTGATTTCATCATTGAAGCGATTGATCAAACACGCGGTTGGTTCTATAGTTTGACAGCGGTCAATGTGGCGCTATTCGGTAAGTCGCCGTGGAAAAATTTGATTTGTACCGGGTTCATCAACGCGGCGGACGGCAAAAAGATGAGTAAAAAGCTAAAAAACTACACCGATCCGATGGAGTTGATGGATAAAACGTCGGCTGATAGTTTTCGTTTTCTCATGCTATCTAGTCCGCTGACAAATGGCGAGAACTTTGCACTAGCGGATAAGGATGTCATGGATGTGGCGCGCAAGCTCAGTATGATCTGGAATATGTATGATTTCTTCACGATGTACGCGGAAGTTGATGGTTGGGAATTTAATGGCGATTTGAAAGATCCACTTGGTACGTTGACTAATCCGTTGGATATTTGGATTGTTAGCCGCTTACATCAATTGGTGGCGGATGTTGAAAAGGGTCTTGATGGTTACAATTTGCAAGACGCCACTAAGCCGATTTTACCGTTCCTGGACGACGCGTCCAACTGGTACGTGCGCCGTAGCCGCCGCCGCTTCTGGAGATCGTCGAAAGGGGCCGCGGGCGCTGAGGATGATGGTGACAAGAATGATGCGTACCGCACGCTACACTACGTGCTGGTGCGTCTGAGCTACATTTTGGCGCCATTTACACCGTTTTTGGCTGAGGAGTTGTATCACAATTTGACGGGTGATAACGAGTCGATTCATCTGAAGGATTGGCTGCCAGCGGGCGAGGTGAATGAGCAGGCACTGGCCGACATGGCTCGGACGCGTGAATTGATCAACAATGGCCTTAGTTTGCGAATGAAACAGGATGAGCACCAAGCATCAATTAAGGTTCGCCAACCGCTGCAATTTGCGGCATATGCGGGTGCGAAATTGGCTGAGTATTACGAGCAGATTATGGCTGAGGAGCTAAATGTTAAGGAGATTCGCTGGATTGAGAATCTAGACGAGTATCTGGCTGGTTATGACGTGACCGAGGGCACGATCAAGCCAGAGAATTGGATCGAAATTAGCAAGCACTTAACGCCCGAACTCAAACGCGAAGGTTTGATGCGTGAAGTTATTCGCCACGTCCAAAGCGCGCGCAAGAAGGCGGGATTGCAAGTGGACGATCGAATTATGCTGCAGCTGACGACGAATGACGAGCAACTTCATCAAGCGATTGATGAGCATACTGAGGTGATTGCTGCTGAGACGCTGGCGGTGTTTGGCGAGGTGCATGACAACCAGTCGACAGTGACGGTTGAAGGGGCTGAGCTCGAGATTGCTCTTGCTGTTGTAGAATAG
- a CDS encoding TIM44-like domain-containing protein yields MYGLAVLSQLLFFARAGGGGSSSGGGGGVVLFGIPMVIAISVSGFVKRATQSKMAAIAVGFLAGLLASLFYLLGGVVIFILVAISALVGAIIGAFTDKISRFRKGSEAAQQAVRQAAAQDSAWNEQGIVNYATTVFNRFQYDWERMDLPSIQQYVTPNYARHIGLMLYALQQMGRVNRMKNVAISEAIITRAYDDANDQNDRVSVSFVASANDELIDVASDAVLHRDTGEFGEQWNFVRSGDGWLLDSIDQATEDSAQLVASMQQFAAQYDMYFSPDWGRLLLPARGELFKSGFKGTDINNHIIGFWTGNLLVQLYTYVADASNTDSATTYIIGQVNLPKSYGGILVERRDSRFLKRFRAPSGYKKVELEWGDFNKRYQVYATDENQVTSFELLNPSFMAWLYDQDIKVNIEVVDNIVYLYAKISAGEMRYAEMMDILQKSHKELKM; encoded by the coding sequence ATGTATGGTTTAGCAGTTCTCAGTCAGTTACTCTTTTTCGCGCGAGCCGGTGGCGGTGGGTCAAGTTCTGGCGGTGGTGGTGGCGTTGTCCTTTTCGGGATACCGATGGTAATTGCAATTTCGGTAAGTGGTTTTGTGAAAAGAGCCACTCAGTCAAAGATGGCCGCCATAGCGGTCGGGTTTTTGGCCGGCCTACTCGCCAGCTTGTTCTACCTACTCGGCGGTGTTGTTATTTTTATCCTGGTGGCCATCTCGGCATTGGTCGGTGCGATTATCGGGGCATTTACGGATAAGATCAGCCGTTTTCGTAAGGGCAGTGAGGCCGCACAGCAAGCCGTCCGGCAAGCGGCGGCTCAGGACAGCGCCTGGAATGAGCAGGGTATTGTCAATTACGCAACAACGGTGTTTAATCGGTTTCAATATGATTGGGAGCGGATGGATTTGCCATCAATTCAGCAATACGTCACGCCGAATTATGCGCGGCACATTGGACTAATGTTGTATGCCTTACAACAGATGGGGCGAGTCAATCGCATGAAGAATGTGGCGATCAGTGAAGCGATTATCACCCGGGCGTATGATGATGCGAATGATCAGAATGACCGAGTAAGTGTGAGTTTTGTTGCCTCGGCAAATGATGAGCTGATTGACGTGGCGAGTGATGCGGTGCTACATCGTGATACGGGCGAGTTTGGTGAGCAGTGGAACTTTGTGCGCTCGGGTGATGGCTGGTTACTGGATAGTATTGATCAGGCAACAGAAGATTCTGCCCAGCTTGTCGCCTCTATGCAGCAGTTTGCAGCGCAATACGACATGTACTTCAGTCCGGACTGGGGGCGGCTACTGCTACCGGCCCGCGGTGAATTATTTAAGAGCGGCTTTAAGGGTACTGACATCAACAACCATATCATCGGGTTCTGGACGGGCAATCTATTAGTGCAGCTATACACCTATGTGGCTGACGCTTCAAATACTGATTCGGCGACTACATACATTATTGGACAGGTTAATTTACCAAAGTCGTATGGCGGGATTTTAGTGGAGCGTCGGGATTCACGTTTCCTGAAACGGTTTAGGGCGCCGTCGGGTTATAAAAAGGTAGAACTGGAGTGGGGTGACTTTAACAAGCGCTACCAAGTCTACGCCACCGATGAGAACCAAGTGACGAGCTTTGAGCTGCTCAATCCAAGTTTCATGGCCTGGTTGTACGATCAGGACATTAAGGTTAATATTGAGGTGGTAGATAATATCGTTTATCTCTATGCCAAAATTTCTGCGGGCGAGATGCGCTACGCGGAGATGATGGATATTTTGCAGAAATCACATAAAGAACTCAAGATGTAA
- a CDS encoding NTP transferase domain-containing protein, producing the protein MITKAIIPVAGWGTRMLPITKSIEKCMLPIGNRPLIDYVVQDCLAAGVRELIFVVGEQSSQLESYYRSNILLNDYLRSKGKDDKLALVAPIDAKLHFVTQPSYGKYGSAVPVALAADYLEDGESAVVLMGDDFMYNADGSSEVARLLAATPDGQCSLLAQEVPGDDISRYGAIVIDEAGNFVEIVEKPKPEEAPSHFANIGKYVLTKKVIQSCADVEISPRGEYELTDAVSNYARAGGVVKVVPAVGMHLDGGNVEGWLHANNVVCGRSGSCSCN; encoded by the coding sequence ATGATTACCAAAGCTATTATTCCGGTCGCTGGTTGGGGCACACGAATGCTACCAATTACTAAATCAATTGAAAAATGCATGCTGCCAATTGGCAATCGACCGCTGATTGATTATGTGGTGCAGGACTGCTTGGCGGCTGGTGTGCGCGAGCTGATTTTTGTGGTTGGCGAGCAGAGTTCACAATTAGAGAGCTACTATCGGAGCAATATTTTGCTCAACGATTATTTGCGGAGCAAGGGTAAGGATGACAAGCTGGCTCTAGTGGCGCCAATTGATGCGAAGCTTCACTTTGTGACGCAGCCAAGCTATGGCAAGTATGGCTCAGCAGTACCGGTAGCCCTGGCGGCTGATTATCTCGAGGATGGTGAGTCGGCAGTAGTGCTGATGGGTGATGACTTTATGTATAATGCCGATGGCTCAAGCGAAGTGGCGCGGCTATTGGCGGCGACGCCAGACGGTCAATGTAGCCTGCTGGCTCAGGAAGTACCGGGCGATGACATTAGTCGGTACGGGGCGATTGTGATAGACGAGGCTGGTAATTTTGTAGAGATCGTGGAAAAGCCAAAGCCAGAAGAGGCGCCGAGTCACTTTGCCAACATCGGTAAATATGTCCTCACCAAGAAAGTTATTCAGTCTTGTGCTGATGTTGAAATATCGCCGCGTGGTGAGTATGAGTTAACTGATGCAGTCAGTAATTATGCTCGGGCCGGCGGTGTCGTCAAGGTTGTGCCGGCGGTAGGTATGCATTTGGACGGCGGTAATGTCGAGGGCTGGTTGCACGCAAATAATGTGGTGTGCGGTCGGTCGGGGTCGTGTTCGTGCAATTGA
- the rplU gene encoding 50S ribosomal protein L21 — translation MKAVVKISGKQYIVSEKESLLVDLLPEGTKELTLDALLVIDGDKTTVGTPTVKGVVVKAKVVEAEVKGDKVRVIRYKSKKRVHKETGHRQKYTKIEITSIK, via the coding sequence ATGAAAGCAGTCGTAAAAATCTCTGGCAAGCAATATATTGTCAGCGAAAAAGAGTCCCTCTTGGTGGATCTCCTCCCTGAAGGCACAAAAGAACTCACTCTCGACGCACTTTTAGTGATTGATGGTGATAAAACAACAGTTGGCACACCAACCGTAAAAGGTGTGGTAGTGAAGGCAAAGGTTGTTGAAGCAGAAGTTAAGGGTGACAAGGTCCGCGTTATCCGCTACAAGAGCAAGAAACGTGTCCACAAAGAAACGGGTCATCGCCAGAAGTACACCAAGATTGAGATTACCTCGATCAAATAA
- a CDS encoding AAA family ATPase — protein MTKIIAVTNQKGGVGKTTTSINVAYFLAKAGKRTLIIDFDPQGNATSGLGIDKQELGATMTEVVTGQTALNNIIIQTDIKNLSIAPATSHLANTEVELAQAEGRFVRLRQALASLAGYDYVIIDSPPSLSLLTVNGLIAAQYVLLPVQAEFYALEGLGQLMETMKLVRKGLNPHLRLLGVVTTMVDSRTTLSSQVYDEIKKHFADTIFKTTIPRNIRLAEAPSHGVPVGVYDRFSKGSRAYHALTKEIIERIEG, from the coding sequence ATGACGAAGATTATTGCGGTGACAAATCAAAAAGGTGGCGTCGGCAAGACGACGACTTCAATCAACGTGGCATATTTTTTGGCAAAAGCCGGTAAGCGGACGCTGATCATTGACTTTGATCCGCAGGGAAATGCCACCAGCGGTCTCGGTATTGATAAGCAAGAACTGGGCGCAACGATGACCGAGGTGGTAACTGGTCAGACGGCCTTGAATAATATAATTATTCAGACCGACATCAAGAACCTATCAATCGCACCGGCCACGTCGCACCTAGCAAATACCGAGGTTGAACTGGCCCAAGCCGAGGGGCGGTTTGTGCGGCTGCGCCAGGCGCTGGCGAGCCTCGCTGGGTATGATTATGTGATCATTGATAGTCCGCCGAGTCTGAGTCTGCTGACCGTGAATGGGCTGATCGCAGCGCAGTACGTTCTATTGCCAGTGCAGGCAGAGTTTTATGCGTTAGAGGGGCTGGGGCAACTCATGGAGACAATGAAGTTGGTTCGCAAGGGGCTCAATCCGCATCTGCGCTTGCTCGGCGTGGTGACCACCATGGTTGATTCGCGAACGACTCTATCAAGCCAGGTGTACGATGAAATTAAAAAGCATTTTGCCGATACGATTTTCAAGACGACGATTCCGCGCAATATTCGCCTCGCTGAGGCGCCAAGCCACGGCGTGCCGGTTGGTGTGTACGATCGTTTCTCAAAGGGCTCGCGGGCTTACCACGCGCTGACCAAAGAAATTATCGAGAGGATTGAAGGATGA
- a CDS encoding ParB/RepB/Spo0J family partition protein, with protein sequence MKKGLGRGFDSLIPTNLFDEAFDPTAGQDATMSQLRQIPITDIIPDPDQPRRFFDEEALRELADSIRRHGVVQPIVVTPRGAQFMIVAGERRWRAAQLAGLVEMPSIIRSLSDQHRLEVSLIENLQRRDLNPLETATAYMKLRDQFNMTLEQIGQHVGGKSVSAISNTLRLLKLPSVVRTALFENKISEGQARTLVGLPDDVAEDLLRQTIHQGWSVRKLEQMIAAWKRSQQPSGPAPTPKSARSPHASSVARLSKKLRADITVRTSKRGAGQIIIPFKDQADFERIRDLIG encoded by the coding sequence ATGAAAAAGGGACTTGGGCGGGGATTTGATTCGCTGATACCGACAAATTTGTTTGACGAGGCTTTTGACCCGACGGCTGGTCAAGATGCGACAATGTCGCAATTACGCCAGATACCAATTACCGATATTATTCCAGATCCAGATCAGCCGCGGCGGTTCTTTGATGAGGAAGCGCTGCGTGAGCTGGCTGATTCAATCCGTCGGCACGGCGTGGTACAGCCGATCGTCGTGACGCCACGCGGGGCACAATTCATGATCGTGGCTGGCGAGCGGCGCTGGCGAGCGGCGCAGCTGGCTGGATTAGTAGAGATGCCGAGTATCATTCGTAGTTTGAGTGATCAGCACCGGTTGGAGGTGTCGCTGATCGAGAACTTGCAGCGACGCGACCTCAATCCGCTGGAGACGGCGACGGCCTACATGAAGCTACGCGACCAGTTCAATATGACGCTGGAACAAATCGGCCAGCACGTCGGCGGCAAATCGGTCAGCGCCATTAGTAATACGCTGCGCCTCTTGAAATTACCGAGCGTGGTGCGGACGGCGCTGTTTGAAAATAAGATTTCTGAAGGGCAAGCGCGAACATTGGTGGGGCTGCCGGATGACGTGGCGGAGGATTTGCTGCGGCAGACGATTCATCAGGGCTGGAGTGTGCGCAAGCTCGAGCAGATGATCGCCGCCTGGAAGCGGTCGCAGCAGCCGTCGGGCCCCGCGCCAACTCCAAAGTCGGCCCGCTCGCCGCACGCCTCGTCGGTGGCGCGCCTGTCGAAAAAACTCCGTGCTGACATCACGGTTCGCACCAGTAAGCGCGGTGCTGGTCAGATTATCATCCCGTTCAAAGATCAAGCGGATTTTGAGCGGATTCGCGACTTGATTGGCTGA